From Shewanella psychrophila, a single genomic window includes:
- a CDS encoding trypsin-like serine peptidase, whose translation MKLLKITISLCLFFICQYSVGESFSVDKENENLRVQVKDIDDYSHASSVGSLIITRNRFSKNIEVRCSAVLIAEDYIMTAAHCVFDHLRAAPVLNIEFIPQYLGKGRQQRTRVFIEEGWIHKQYTLEDYKNVLQFPNGTVSLNNDTQKTDLAILRVMSSKNRKGSGKQFGYIEPVSQDKVLIEQKVPVTLLSYPGDKEGNTLWHQKCELKKYKPFIGQINCRVYSGASGAGVIIETPESTHHVVGIVSTSSMNGEIGEAVLFSNKVIEDINYIISKRPDKVKLFEAVDFKTTKKVYIHIENRCNEKVVAQAYYQPYGSENWGGARKNDSYRILS comes from the coding sequence ATGAAATTATTAAAAATTACAATATCGTTGTGCTTATTTTTTATTTGTCAGTACAGTGTTGGTGAAAGCTTTTCAGTAGATAAAGAAAATGAAAATCTACGAGTTCAAGTCAAAGATATTGATGATTATTCACATGCTTCAAGTGTTGGTAGCTTGATCATTACAAGAAATCGCTTTAGTAAAAATATAGAAGTAAGGTGCTCTGCGGTACTTATCGCAGAGGACTATATTATGACTGCAGCACACTGTGTTTTTGATCATCTTAGAGCTGCACCAGTTCTTAATATCGAATTTATTCCTCAGTACCTCGGAAAAGGTCGACAACAACGAACGAGAGTTTTTATAGAAGAGGGGTGGATTCATAAGCAATATACTCTCGAAGATTATAAGAATGTTCTGCAATTTCCTAATGGCACAGTTTCACTCAATAACGACACCCAAAAAACTGATTTAGCAATTTTGAGAGTAATGAGTAGTAAAAACCGAAAAGGTTCAGGTAAGCAATTTGGCTACATAGAACCGGTTTCTCAAGATAAAGTATTAATCGAACAGAAAGTCCCCGTCACCTTATTAAGTTACCCCGGAGATAAGGAAGGCAATACTCTCTGGCACCAGAAGTGCGAACTAAAAAAATATAAACCGTTTATAGGTCAAATCAACTGCAGAGTCTATTCTGGCGCAAGTGGCGCGGGTGTAATAATTGAAACGCCAGAGTCAACTCATCACGTCGTAGGCATCGTTTCGACCTCTTCTATGAATGGCGAAATTGGTGAAGCTGTACTGTTTTCAAATAAGGTTATTGAAGATATAAATTATATTATTTCGAAACGTCCAGATAAAGTGAAGCTATTTGAAGCTGTTGATTTCAAAACAACGAAGAAAGTTTATATCCATATAGAAAATCGCTGCAATGAAAAAGTTGTTGCGCAGGCCTACTATCAACCTTATGGCAGTGAAAACTGGGGGGGTGCTCGAAAGAACGATTCCTATCGGATTCTCAGCTGA